One window of the Rufibacter radiotolerans genome contains the following:
- a CDS encoding DUF1624 domain-containing protein, with the protein MTQTVLTSSPLLTRQHRVSTIDVVRGLAIVIMALDHVRDLMHTTSLAQDPLAFATTTPGLFLTRWVTHFCAPTFVFLAGTSAYLALKSHGDVARAQKFLLRRGLWLMALEVTVIGFGIWFDIQFRTVMLQVIFAIGFGFVALAALLRLPSRVIGGLGLAMVVLHNLLPQVGPAETMGGTFLYSLLFRQGFFPFEVGPAVLVAYPLVPWLGILLLGYGFGEVFKQEAAARRRTLWLTGLLFLVVFAGLRYFNLYGEPSPWAPQSTAVFTFLSFLNVTKYAPSLQFILLFLGLMFVLQALIHLANNAVTGFLATYGRVPLFFYLVHWYVIHTSMLVMVLLQGVKWQDLPFGMLEFGRPKEGVGLELPYVYLFWLCLVLALYPACRRYSRYKTAHPEKKWLSYL; encoded by the coding sequence ATGACCCAAACGGTACTTACTTCTTCTCCCTTGCTCACCCGCCAGCACCGGGTATCCACTATTGACGTGGTGCGGGGCCTGGCCATTGTGATCATGGCCCTGGACCACGTGCGGGATTTGATGCACACCACCTCGCTGGCGCAAGACCCGCTGGCGTTTGCCACTACCACCCCCGGGTTGTTTTTGACGCGCTGGGTCACGCATTTCTGCGCGCCCACGTTTGTGTTTCTGGCGGGCACCTCGGCGTACCTGGCGCTTAAAAGCCACGGAGACGTGGCCCGGGCCCAGAAGTTTTTGTTGCGCCGGGGCCTTTGGCTGATGGCGCTGGAGGTAACGGTCATCGGCTTCGGGATTTGGTTTGATATCCAGTTCAGGACCGTCATGCTGCAGGTTATCTTTGCCATCGGGTTTGGGTTTGTGGCGCTGGCGGCGCTGTTGCGCTTGCCCAGCAGAGTCATTGGCGGCCTGGGGCTGGCCATGGTGGTCTTGCACAACCTGTTGCCCCAGGTGGGTCCCGCGGAGACCATGGGCGGTACGTTTCTGTATTCGCTGTTGTTTCGCCAGGGCTTCTTTCCCTTTGAGGTAGGTCCGGCGGTGTTGGTGGCCTATCCGTTGGTTCCCTGGTTGGGAATTCTGCTGCTGGGGTACGGGTTTGGCGAAGTCTTTAAACAGGAAGCCGCCGCCCGCCGAAGAACCTTATGGCTCACGGGGCTGCTGTTCCTGGTGGTTTTTGCCGGGTTGCGGTACTTTAACCTGTACGGCGAGCCTTCGCCCTGGGCCCCGCAGAGTACCGCGGTGTTCACCTTCCTGTCTTTCCTGAACGTGACCAAATACGCCCCTTCGTTGCAGTTTATTCTGCTGTTTCTGGGCCTTATGTTTGTGCTGCAGGCGCTGATTCACTTGGCCAACAATGCCGTCACGGGGTTCCTGGCCACCTACGGCCGCGTGCCGCTCTTCTTTTACCTGGTGCACTGGTACGTGATTCACACGTCTATGCTGGTGATGGTGCTGCTGCAGGGCGTGAAGTGGCAAGACCTGCCCTTCGGGATGCTGGAGTTTGGCCGGCCCAAAGAAGGCGTGGGGTTAGAGTTACCCTACGTGTACCTTTTCTGGTTATGCCTAGTGCTGGCGCTCTACCCCGCCTGCCGCAGGTACAGCCGCTACAAAACGGCCCACCCAGAGAAGAAATGGCTGAGTTATCTGTAG
- a CDS encoding acyloxyacyl hydrolase, which produces MLRSLRAFFLFLLLTASLPAFSQNQDPLPSPKGSWSYGVNGYYGAFFRYRSGLSLLNYSHLHGVELYANKQTSGRRFWEPKYKLPSIGFALAYFNYMVPQELGKSVAVTSYLDGPITKIGKGSLRYNLGTGLVYSTMYYNSTSNENNKAIGSPLTFSLRGNLRYEYPVHDRLFLNVIFGFRHFSNGSLNQSNNGMNMPLLGLGVRYGSKPPVAPAAGQDPTAPELDKRVRMNIRLAAGVKEVLRDDFKHQVYMMSAFASKRVTHTNSFLLGADAIHDTAIGEEYLNKGVNYPEGYLDKRTAGIFVGHELHVGNLAAVFHFGRYIYQPHHLFPDYYQRYGLKYQLFEHLSASALLMAHDGHANVIEWGLGFHL; this is translated from the coding sequence ATGCTCCGTTCCTTAAGGGCCTTCTTTCTCTTCCTATTGCTCACTGCCTCCCTTCCTGCTTTTTCCCAAAACCAAGACCCACTCCCATCGCCGAAGGGATCCTGGTCTTATGGCGTGAACGGGTATTACGGGGCTTTTTTCCGGTATAGGTCGGGGCTTTCCTTGCTCAATTACTCGCACCTGCATGGGGTGGAGCTTTACGCCAACAAACAGACCTCGGGCAGAAGGTTCTGGGAGCCGAAATACAAACTTCCTTCCATTGGGTTTGCGCTGGCTTATTTCAATTACATGGTGCCCCAGGAACTGGGAAAATCGGTGGCGGTGACTTCTTACCTGGATGGCCCCATTACCAAAATCGGCAAAGGAAGCCTGCGGTATAACCTGGGCACTGGCTTAGTCTACAGCACCATGTATTACAACTCCACGTCCAATGAAAATAACAAAGCCATTGGCAGCCCCCTCACCTTCTCGCTCAGGGGGAATTTGCGCTATGAATACCCAGTCCATGACCGTTTGTTTCTGAATGTTATCTTTGGGTTCCGGCACTTCTCAAACGGCAGCCTTAACCAATCCAACAACGGCATGAACATGCCGCTGTTGGGTCTTGGGGTACGCTACGGCTCCAAACCACCGGTGGCCCCGGCGGCAGGGCAAGACCCTACCGCCCCCGAGCTTGACAAGCGCGTGCGCATGAATATCAGGCTGGCCGCCGGCGTGAAAGAGGTGCTGCGCGATGATTTCAAACACCAAGTGTACATGATGTCGGCCTTCGCTAGCAAACGGGTCACCCACACCAATTCCTTTTTACTGGGCGCCGATGCCATTCATGATACCGCCATTGGCGAAGAGTACCTGAACAAAGGGGTCAACTACCCAGAGGGCTACTTAGACAAGCGGACGGCCGGTATTTTTGTGGGGCATGAGTTACACGTGGGGAATTTGGCGGCCGTCTTCCATTTTGGGCGCTACATTTACCAGCCGCACCATCTTTTCCCTGACTATTACCAGCGCTACGGCCTCAAGTACCAGCTCTTTGAACATCTCTCGGCCAGCGCTTTGCTCATGGCCCATGATGGCCACGCCAACGTGATTGAATGGGGCCTTGGCTTTCATTTATAG
- a CDS encoding O-antigen ligase family protein → MLAFFLLLVVSTLVSDDVPMGLHHLKIRLPLFAFPISIGLLKLREDFKENVLLSYATITTLVCLLCLGSSIHTAYSASRTDYLYNDALTGLIRQQSIYVALAVNLAIYIFAKAIFFQNTKHPFKMLLAVVFLFAFSYLLASRIMFAVLVAATLCFSFYYILQKRKYLEGATLVLGLVIGTVVINKLLPSTFNRYKELTYQRFDFESKGPESHYNMAITPDQWNGANFRLAAWTCGWEVFQSSPITGVGVGDKDEVLREKYREKKFHMALQTDKNVHSNYLDVLFSTGVMGFLVFLLAWVLLPLGQAYRTGNALALVFLLTFYTAWITEVYFGKNFGTMLAGFFIPFVLLNSNKK, encoded by the coding sequence ATGTTAGCCTTTTTTCTGCTTCTGGTAGTTAGTACTCTGGTGTCTGATGATGTGCCCATGGGTCTGCATCACCTCAAGATCAGGCTGCCGTTATTCGCATTTCCTATAAGCATTGGATTATTGAAGCTCCGCGAAGACTTCAAAGAAAACGTCCTGCTTTCTTATGCCACCATCACCACCTTGGTCTGCCTGCTGTGCTTGGGAAGCAGCATCCATACCGCCTACTCCGCCAGCCGAACCGATTATCTTTACAATGACGCACTCACGGGGCTTATCAGGCAGCAATCCATTTACGTGGCCTTGGCGGTAAATCTGGCCATTTACATTTTCGCCAAAGCCATATTCTTCCAAAACACCAAACACCCTTTCAAGATGTTGCTGGCTGTGGTTTTCCTGTTTGCCTTTAGCTATCTCCTGGCCAGCCGTATTATGTTTGCGGTATTGGTGGCGGCAACGCTCTGTTTCAGCTTCTACTACATACTCCAAAAGCGGAAATACTTGGAAGGCGCTACCCTGGTGTTAGGCCTGGTAATAGGAACTGTAGTCATTAATAAGCTCCTTCCCTCTACTTTCAACCGGTACAAAGAACTCACCTACCAACGCTTTGACTTTGAGAGCAAAGGCCCCGAAAGCCACTACAATATGGCCATTACCCCAGACCAGTGGAACGGCGCCAACTTCCGGCTGGCCGCCTGGACCTGCGGTTGGGAGGTCTTTCAGAGCAGCCCAATTACTGGCGTCGGCGTGGGCGATAAAGACGAGGTGCTGCGGGAGAAGTACCGCGAAAAGAAATTCCACATGGCTCTGCAAACCGACAAGAACGTGCACAGCAACTATCTGGACGTGCTTTTCTCCACCGGCGTGATGGGCTTTTTGGTTTTCTTGCTAGCCTGGGTGCTGCTGCCTCTGGGACAAGCCTACAGAACCGGAAACGCCCTTGCCCTGGTCTTCCTACTCACTTTCTATACC
- a CDS encoding vanadium-dependent haloperoxidase — translation MKKGLPFLLLILALWGCAERGQEKKQNLAFSSKQISQIIHRMTDVMVNDVTNPPLASRFFSYATLAGYEVVSQNDSSYHSMHGVLNQYPQLHKPDSITGYSVELTALLAMMETARKMQPSGALLDSLKTHFLDSCRQEGLSEDVIAASLAYAQQVSKGVLAYAKADKYNRISNYARYTPTEGKGKWYPTPPGYFAPVEPYFSTIRSFTLDRSSQFKPVPPVVVSTEKASPFFQLLQHAYTTSKTLTQEQKEIAFFWDCNPFALQDNGHLQAGLKKISPGAHWLGITGIACAQAKTDFSKALKVHTVVSLALMDGFISCWDEKFRSNRIRPETAIRQQLDPSFRPLLQTPPFPEYLSGHSTISSASAVILTHYFGDHFKYSDTVEERFGLPARTFNSFQDAAIEAGVSRFYGGIHFMDAIENGRTQGLQVGEWVLRKVEGGPQVLAKK, via the coding sequence ATGAAAAAAGGATTGCCGTTCTTATTGCTGATACTAGCCCTTTGGGGCTGTGCAGAGCGGGGCCAGGAGAAAAAGCAGAACCTGGCTTTCAGTTCTAAACAGATTAGCCAGATCATTCACCGCATGACAGATGTCATGGTGAATGATGTCACCAATCCGCCTTTGGCTTCCAGGTTTTTCTCGTATGCCACCCTTGCCGGGTATGAGGTGGTGTCTCAGAACGACAGTTCCTATCACTCTATGCACGGGGTGCTGAACCAGTACCCGCAACTGCACAAACCTGATTCTATTACCGGGTATTCTGTGGAGTTGACGGCGTTGTTGGCCATGATGGAAACTGCCCGGAAAATGCAGCCTTCAGGCGCGCTGCTGGACTCGCTCAAGACACACTTCCTGGACTCCTGCCGGCAGGAAGGCCTGTCTGAAGATGTGATTGCCGCTTCACTGGCGTATGCGCAGCAGGTCAGCAAAGGGGTTCTGGCTTACGCCAAAGCAGATAAATACAACCGCATCAGTAATTACGCCCGCTACACGCCTACTGAAGGAAAGGGAAAGTGGTATCCCACCCCACCCGGATATTTTGCCCCGGTAGAGCCCTATTTTAGCACCATCAGGTCGTTTACTTTAGACAGAAGCAGCCAGTTTAAGCCGGTACCGCCCGTGGTGGTTTCCACAGAGAAGGCCTCTCCCTTTTTCCAGCTGCTGCAGCACGCTTATACCACCAGCAAAACCCTTACCCAGGAACAGAAAGAAATCGCTTTTTTCTGGGACTGCAACCCGTTTGCCCTGCAGGACAACGGGCATCTGCAGGCGGGCCTGAAGAAAATATCACCCGGTGCCCACTGGCTGGGTATTACCGGCATTGCCTGTGCCCAGGCCAAGACTGATTTCAGCAAAGCTTTGAAGGTGCATACCGTGGTTTCCCTGGCACTGATGGACGGCTTTATTTCCTGCTGGGATGAGAAGTTCCGCAGCAACCGTATACGGCCCGAAACGGCCATCCGACAGCAGCTTGACCCATCGTTCCGGCCCCTGCTCCAGACCCCGCCGTTCCCTGAGTACCTGAGTGGCCATTCCACTATCTCGTCAGCTTCTGCGGTTATTCTAACCCATTACTTCGGTGATCATTTTAAATACTCTGATACCGTGGAAGAGCGTTTCGGGCTGCCCGCCCGCACGTTTAACTCCTTCCAGGACGCTGCCATAGAAGCAGGGGTAAGCCGCTTCTATGGGGGTATCCATTTCATGGATGCCATAGAAAACGGCCGCACTCAGGGCTTGCAGGTAGGGGAGTGGGTGCTCCGGAAGGTAGAGGGTGGACCCCAGGTGCTAGCGAAAAAGTAG
- the hrpB gene encoding ATP-dependent helicase HrpB — MSFDPFSIDLPVREIIPAVRENLAAQNTLIVNAPPGAGKSTLLPLALLDEAWLKGQKIIMLEPRRLAARTIAERLAQLLGQEVGQTVGYRIRFENRTSEKTRLEVVTEGILTRMLHSDNALNGVGLVIFDEFHERSIHADVAMALAREAQSTQRPDLRILVMSATLNMPQLTRLLNAPAVESQGRQYPIDVHYAGETDAQLLHEMTDRATRKALQEQQGDVLVFLPGEQDIRKVEALLRRGLREVAIHPLYGMLPPGKQYAAIMPDRNGKRKVVLATSIAETSLTIEGVTVVIDTGFAKTQRFDPATGLSRLETVRISKDAADQRAGRAGRLGPGTCYRLWTEALHERLAPHRTPEIQEADLAPLVLDMAAWGISDIRALTWLTPPPKAALLYAQETLHQLNALENGRITEHGRKMHALPTHPRLAHMLLAAQESDQLALATDVAALLEERDPLPREVGIDLNLRLEALRRTRKEVLHQKRFSKIDKIASSYRRLFNIEPENTTVDPYETGVLLANCYPERIAYARPGNNAQFQLANGKYASAGHRDDLAHDPWLAIAHLHAGGDGPGRIFLASPLNPKDLAPLVKQKDVVSWDPEEGELTASRDMRIGSIVLQSKPLPEPDERFLVQAICETIKREGEDWLNFSEAVKQFQNRVLCLRKWHPTEGFPDISIPTLLMTCNEWLAYHLEDVQIGQDLLDIDLLPLLQNMLTREQRERLEELAPATLTLPDGHAVELYYPDNALAPIMEIRLQDVFAWEHNPTVDGGDVGVALHLLTPDLKPLKVVNSLHYFWQEEYRLMRGSLKARFPKVDWR; from the coding sequence TTGTCTTTCGATCCCTTTTCCATAGATCTACCCGTTCGGGAAATCATTCCGGCGGTGCGCGAAAACCTGGCCGCCCAGAACACCCTTATTGTGAACGCGCCTCCGGGGGCGGGCAAGAGTACCCTGTTGCCGCTGGCTCTCTTAGACGAGGCCTGGCTGAAGGGGCAGAAAATCATCATGCTGGAACCCCGCCGGCTGGCGGCCCGCACCATTGCCGAACGGCTGGCACAACTGCTGGGCCAGGAGGTGGGCCAGACCGTGGGCTACCGCATCCGTTTTGAGAACCGCACTTCAGAGAAGACCCGCCTGGAGGTAGTCACTGAGGGCATCCTCACCCGCATGCTGCATTCAGACAACGCCCTCAACGGCGTAGGGCTGGTCATTTTTGACGAGTTCCATGAGCGGAGCATCCACGCAGACGTGGCCATGGCCCTGGCACGCGAAGCCCAGAGCACCCAGCGCCCAGACCTGCGCATTCTGGTCATGAGCGCCACGCTCAACATGCCCCAGCTCACCCGCCTGCTCAACGCCCCCGCCGTAGAGAGCCAGGGCCGGCAATACCCCATAGACGTGCATTACGCCGGCGAGACCGATGCCCAACTGCTCCATGAAATGACTGACCGCGCCACCCGGAAAGCCCTGCAAGAACAGCAAGGCGATGTGCTGGTGTTTCTGCCCGGCGAGCAGGACATCAGAAAAGTGGAAGCCCTGCTTAGGAGAGGCCTGCGCGAGGTGGCCATCCACCCGCTGTACGGCATGTTGCCCCCCGGCAAGCAGTACGCCGCCATTATGCCAGACCGCAACGGCAAGCGCAAAGTGGTGCTGGCTACCTCCATTGCAGAGACCAGCCTCACCATTGAAGGCGTTACCGTGGTCATTGATACCGGCTTTGCCAAAACCCAGCGCTTTGACCCCGCCACCGGCCTGAGCAGGCTGGAAACGGTGCGCATCTCCAAAGACGCCGCCGACCAACGCGCCGGTCGGGCCGGAAGGTTAGGTCCGGGCACCTGTTACCGCCTCTGGACCGAAGCCCTGCACGAACGCCTGGCCCCACACCGCACCCCCGAGATTCAGGAAGCCGATCTGGCCCCGCTGGTGCTGGACATGGCCGCCTGGGGCATCTCAGACATCAGGGCGCTCACCTGGCTCACGCCGCCGCCCAAAGCCGCCCTGCTGTACGCCCAGGAAACCCTGCATCAGCTCAATGCCCTGGAGAACGGCCGCATCACGGAGCATGGCCGGAAGATGCACGCCCTGCCCACGCACCCGCGTCTGGCGCACATGCTGCTGGCCGCCCAGGAAAGCGACCAATTGGCCCTGGCCACTGATGTTGCCGCCCTGCTGGAAGAACGTGACCCTTTGCCCCGCGAAGTCGGCATTGACCTGAACCTGCGCCTAGAGGCCCTGCGCCGCACCCGCAAAGAAGTCCTGCACCAGAAGCGCTTCTCCAAGATTGACAAGATTGCGTCTTCCTACCGGCGCCTGTTTAACATTGAGCCCGAGAACACCACGGTAGACCCGTATGAGACGGGCGTGCTACTGGCTAACTGCTACCCAGAGCGCATTGCCTACGCAAGGCCCGGCAACAACGCCCAGTTCCAGCTGGCCAACGGCAAGTACGCCTCTGCCGGCCACCGCGATGACCTGGCCCATGACCCCTGGCTGGCCATTGCCCACCTGCACGCCGGCGGCGATGGTCCGGGCCGCATTTTCCTGGCCTCGCCGCTCAACCCCAAAGACCTGGCCCCGCTAGTCAAGCAGAAAGACGTGGTTTCCTGGGACCCCGAGGAAGGCGAATTAACAGCCTCCCGTGACATGCGCATTGGAAGTATTGTGCTCCAAAGCAAACCCCTGCCCGAGCCCGACGAACGTTTCCTGGTGCAAGCCATCTGCGAAACCATCAAGCGCGAAGGCGAGGACTGGCTAAACTTCTCTGAGGCCGTGAAGCAGTTCCAGAACCGCGTGCTGTGCCTACGGAAATGGCACCCCACCGAAGGCTTCCCCGATATCAGCATCCCTACCCTGCTCATGACTTGTAACGAGTGGCTGGCCTACCACCTGGAAGACGTTCAGATTGGCCAGGACCTCCTGGACATTGACCTGCTCCCCCTGCTCCAGAACATGCTGACCCGCGAGCAACGCGAACGCCTGGAAGAACTGGCCCCGGCCACTTTGACGCTACCAGATGGCCACGCTGTGGAACTGTACTACCCAGACAATGCTCTGGCCCCTATCATGGAGATTAGGCTGCAAGACGTGTTTGCCTGGGAGCACAACCCTACCGTAGACGGCGGCGACGTAGGCGTGGCCCTGCACCTGCTCACCCCAGACCTAAAGCCTTTGAAGGTGGTGAACAGCCTGCATTACTTCTGGCAGGAAGAATACCGCTTAATGCGCGGCTCCCTAAAAGCCCGCTTCCCGAAGGTGGATTGGAGGTAA
- a CDS encoding VCBS repeat-containing protein, translating into MAYQYFYNGGGVAVGDLNQDGLQDIYFSGNLVPNQLYLNKGKMQFQDVTAVAGVAGRPNTWKTGVSIADVNGDGLPDIYQCYSGHMPGSARVNQLFINQGAGANGVPVFIDKAAEMGLADSAYSTHAVFFDYDRDQDLDLFLLNHNPVQFVNLDAVTIQEILKKPERNMQAKLYQNNQAVFKEVSDKAGLHKSAFSYGLGVGVSDINQDGWPDLYVSNDYSAPDRLLINNQNGTFSDQSKPALQHTPIYSMGNDLADINNDGLTDIMALDMLPEDNKRQKLLFGPDNYEYFDLLVKAGFNHQYMRNMLQVNNGNGTFSEIGQLSGVSNTDWSWAPLVADYDNDGWKDLFISNGFLRDFTNMDFIKFRSSYFQYLRGRVTPESVMNLLSKMPASNVNNYMFRNNGNLQFSNMGQDWGFNAPSNSNGAAYADFDNDGDLDLVTNNVNQTAFVYMNQSEKQLKNRYLQVKLAGVGLNTQGLGAKITLYHQGQQQFQEQMPSRGYQSTVSPVLHFGLGTLTAVDSVRVVWQSGKQQVLTQVPTNQVLTLEEKNAAGTYVARPFEKPLFSPTASPLPFAHQKNNVNDFKRQPLMVSPQSFSGPCMVKADVNRDGLEDLFVGGGAGQAGVLYLQNRNGQFTAKPTPAFALDKASDDVDALFFDANKDGAPDLYVVSGGYHQFTPDDAALQDRLYLNDGKGNFTKAPTGTLPAMRTSTSCARAADVNGDGDLDLFVGGRVVPGRYPETPRSYVLLNNGKGQFTDQTATIAPQLQQIGLVTDAAWHDLDRNGTLELLLVGEWMPLTVFSLKNGKLTQNTKAFFARKYSGWWTKLLVADFNGDNRPDLLVGNQGLNTQCKASDKEPAELYYKDFDDNGAVDPILCFYVQGKSYPYVTRDELLDQVSMMRTRFQDYASYANASLENIFSAEELKGAGKLSSNHLQTAYFQGTATGTFKEMPLPLQAQYAPVFALATLDANHDGAPDVLLGGNVNKARLRFGKSDANYGMLLQNDGKGNFTYVPQQRSGFKVYGDVRSIMPLKNTVLFGINQMPLTAYKLR; encoded by the coding sequence ATGGCCTACCAGTATTTTTACAACGGTGGGGGCGTGGCCGTAGGCGATTTAAACCAGGATGGCCTGCAGGATATTTATTTTTCAGGGAACCTGGTGCCTAATCAGCTGTACCTGAACAAAGGAAAGATGCAGTTTCAGGATGTAACGGCCGTTGCCGGGGTGGCAGGCAGACCCAATACCTGGAAAACAGGAGTCTCCATTGCTGATGTAAACGGAGATGGCCTGCCTGATATATACCAGTGCTATTCGGGGCACATGCCCGGGAGTGCCCGGGTTAACCAGCTGTTCATAAACCAGGGCGCAGGAGCCAATGGGGTGCCGGTGTTTATTGACAAAGCCGCTGAGATGGGCCTTGCCGATTCGGCCTACAGCACCCATGCCGTGTTCTTTGACTATGACCGCGATCAGGACCTGGACCTGTTCCTGCTCAACCACAACCCGGTGCAGTTTGTGAACCTTGATGCAGTGACCATCCAAGAAATTCTGAAAAAGCCGGAGCGCAATATGCAGGCCAAGCTGTACCAGAACAACCAGGCCGTTTTCAAAGAGGTGTCAGACAAGGCGGGGCTGCACAAATCAGCGTTCTCCTACGGACTGGGCGTGGGGGTGTCTGATATTAACCAGGACGGTTGGCCCGACCTCTATGTCTCCAATGATTACTCAGCCCCTGACCGCCTGTTGATCAATAACCAAAACGGCACCTTCTCAGATCAATCAAAACCTGCCCTGCAGCACACGCCTATTTACTCTATGGGCAATGACCTGGCAGATATCAATAATGATGGCCTGACCGATATCATGGCCCTGGACATGCTGCCGGAAGACAACAAGCGCCAGAAGCTGCTGTTTGGGCCTGATAATTATGAATACTTTGACCTGTTGGTCAAGGCCGGGTTCAACCACCAGTACATGCGCAACATGCTGCAGGTGAACAATGGCAACGGTACCTTCAGTGAAATTGGCCAGCTGAGCGGCGTCTCCAATACAGACTGGAGCTGGGCGCCGCTGGTGGCGGACTACGACAACGACGGCTGGAAGGACCTGTTCATCAGTAACGGCTTTCTGCGTGATTTCACCAACATGGACTTTATCAAGTTCCGGAGTTCGTACTTCCAGTACCTGCGCGGTAGGGTAACGCCTGAGAGTGTAATGAACCTGCTCTCTAAAATGCCGGCCTCAAACGTGAACAATTATATGTTCCGGAACAATGGCAACCTGCAGTTCAGTAACATGGGGCAAGATTGGGGGTTTAACGCTCCATCAAACAGCAACGGGGCCGCTTACGCAGATTTTGATAATGACGGTGATCTGGACCTGGTCACAAACAACGTAAACCAAACCGCTTTCGTCTACATGAACCAAAGCGAGAAGCAGCTGAAAAACCGGTACCTGCAGGTAAAACTGGCAGGGGTTGGTTTGAATACCCAAGGCCTGGGGGCCAAAATAACCCTGTACCACCAGGGGCAACAGCAGTTTCAGGAGCAGATGCCCTCCCGCGGATACCAGAGCACGGTGTCGCCGGTACTGCATTTTGGGCTAGGCACCCTTACCGCGGTAGACTCAGTGCGGGTGGTATGGCAGAGCGGCAAACAACAGGTGCTCACCCAGGTACCCACCAACCAGGTGCTCACCCTGGAGGAGAAGAATGCGGCGGGTACCTACGTGGCTCGTCCTTTTGAAAAACCGCTGTTCAGCCCTACAGCCTCCCCCTTGCCTTTTGCGCACCAGAAAAACAATGTAAACGACTTTAAGCGGCAGCCGCTCATGGTGAGCCCCCAATCGTTCAGTGGGCCTTGCATGGTAAAAGCAGACGTGAACCGAGACGGGTTGGAAGACCTGTTTGTGGGCGGGGGGGCTGGTCAGGCTGGTGTCTTGTACCTGCAGAACCGCAACGGTCAATTTACGGCAAAACCTACCCCGGCTTTCGCCCTTGACAAGGCCAGTGATGATGTAGATGCCCTGTTCTTTGACGCCAACAAAGACGGAGCCCCTGATTTGTACGTGGTGAGCGGGGGGTACCACCAGTTTACCCCAGATGATGCCGCCCTGCAGGACCGGCTGTACCTGAACGATGGCAAAGGCAATTTCACCAAAGCCCCCACCGGCACATTGCCGGCCATGCGCACCAGTACCAGTTGTGCCCGGGCGGCCGACGTGAACGGCGATGGGGACCTTGACCTATTTGTGGGCGGCCGCGTGGTGCCGGGCCGCTACCCCGAAACACCGCGCAGTTACGTGCTCCTGAACAATGGCAAAGGGCAGTTCACTGACCAGACAGCCACAATTGCCCCCCAACTGCAGCAGATAGGCCTGGTTACCGATGCCGCCTGGCATGACCTAGACCGGAACGGTACCCTTGAGCTGCTGCTGGTAGGGGAGTGGATGCCCCTGACCGTTTTCAGCCTGAAAAACGGGAAACTAACCCAAAACACCAAGGCCTTCTTCGCCAGAAAATACAGCGGGTGGTGGACCAAGCTCCTGGTGGCTGACTTCAACGGCGACAACCGACCTGATCTGCTGGTGGGTAACCAGGGGCTGAATACCCAGTGCAAAGCCTCAGACAAAGAACCCGCTGAGCTGTATTATAAAGATTTTGACGACAATGGCGCGGTAGATCCTATCCTTTGCTTTTATGTTCAGGGCAAAAGCTACCCTTATGTGACCCGTGATGAACTGTTGGACCAGGTGAGCATGATGCGCACCCGCTTTCAGGACTACGCCAGTTACGCCAACGCCAGCCTTGAAAACATCTTCTCTGCAGAGGAACTTAAAGGAGCGGGCAAGCTGTCTAGCAATCACCTGCAAACGGCTTACTTTCAGGGTACAGCCACCGGAACCTTTAAAGAAATGCCCCTGCCATTGCAGGCCCAGTACGCACCAGTATTTGCCCTGGCCACGCTTGATGCCAACCACGACGGAGCCCCAGATGTGCTGCTGGGCGGTAACGTGAATAAGGCCCGGCTGCGGTTCGGGAAGTCAGACGCCAACTATGGCATGCTGCTGCAGAACGACGGCAAGGGTAATTTTACGTACGTGCCGCAGCAGCGGTCAGGGTTTAAAGTCTACGGCGATGTGCGCAGCATTATGCCTTTGAAAAATACGGTTCTGTTTGGCATAAACCAGATGCCGCTTACCGCTTACAAGTTACGCTAA